One window from the genome of Malus domestica chromosome 01, GDT2T_hap1 encodes:
- the LOC103432885 gene encoding uncharacterized protein, translating into MDARLSSLEASFADLQSIIADVVKTYVHSALESNLPAHLDRRIPVYFEQFPCEFSFQGVGDTSMPQPIPPPPLPPDLDLHPPHRHLNWLGGGHPHRTQWTQRVDFPRFSDSDDPLAWIYKVEQFFTFYNIPEHQRVLTASFHLEGETLQWFQWMDCLTSTPDWLAFTKVFCREFGPNEFENNAEALFKLRQTGTLRDYVVEFRRLANRTTGIEPILLKSCFFGGLKRELKFDVKLLKPATVHEAISISGQLDSKLIELRTTAPRTSIPVKPQPLLLPPSALAGPRAGPVPVKKLTHAEIQLKSDKGDCWFCLDKWIPGHKCGLKQLLMLDVIDSNAHCKFTDVDDASPELLAMFLSECAFYGTTAKQSVQTMKVDGVVLGQSIKILLDSESIHNFIDFRLLKKWGRQAQSTQAFEVMIADGGIVRSSGCCRDTALCLGGYNCVVDFYSLPLGGCDVVFEVQWLSSVSPVLWDVQLLTMEFFANAQHYKLTHSPSTAPLIQEVSLQHLDKEFSNSHLGLFLYSMEGQFLHHSALSPQQSHELNELLGAFEAIFVLPSKLPHSRGHDHHIPLVPCAKPPNLRPYHYGHMQKTEIERTVQELLDSGFIRPSHSPFSFHVLLDKKK; encoded by the coding sequence ATGGACGCTCGTCTCTCTTCTCTGGAAGCTTCTTTTGCAGATCTTCAATCTATCATCGCCGATGTGGTGAAGACTTATGTGCACTCTGCTTTGGAGTCCAATCTTCCCGCTCATCTCGATCGTCGCATTCCGGTGTACTTTGAGCAGTTTCCATGTGAGTTTTCTTTTCAAGGCGTCGGTGACACTTCTATGCCTCAACCCATTCCACCTCCTCCACTTCCTCCTGATTTGGATCTACATCCACCTCATCGGCACCTCAATTGGCTGGGTGGGGGGCATCCTCATAGAACTCAGTGGACACAGCGGGTGGATTTTCCTCGTTTTTCTGACAGTGATGACCCACTCGCCTGGATCTACAAAGTGGAGCAGTTTTTCACATTCTACAACATTCCGGAGCACCAACGTGTGCTCACTGCATCCTTTCATCTAGAAGGGGAAACATTGCAGTGGTTTCAATGGATGGATTGTCTCACATCTACTCCGGACTGGTTGGCGTTCACTAAGGTTTTTTGTAGGGAATTTGGCCCAAATGAGTTCGAGAATAATGCTGAGGCATTATTCAAATTGAGGCAAACAGGTACCCTTCGCGATTACGTTGTGGAATTTCGTAGATTAGCCAATCGTACCACTGGAATTGAGCCTATTCTACTTAAGAGCTGTTTTTTTGGGGGATTAAAACGTGAATTGAAGTTTGATGTTAAGCTTTTGAAACCGGCAACTGTACATGAGGCTATCTCTATTTCTGGgcaattagactctaaacttaTTGAGCTCAGAACAACTGCACCTCGAACTTCTATCCCTGTTAAACCTCAACCGctacttcttcctccttctgccCTTGCGGGTCCTCGAGCTGGTCCTGTGCCTGTTAAGAAATTGACTCATGCCGAGATTCAATTGAAAAGTGACAAAGGAGATTGCTGGTTTTGTCTTGATAAATGGATTCCGGGGCATAAATGTGGCCTCAAACAATTACTCATGTTGGATGTTATTGATTCTAATGCTCATTGTAAATTCACTGATGTTGATGATGCTTCTCCTGAGTTATTGGCAATGTTCTTAAGTGAGTGTGCTTTTTATGGAACAACTGCTAAACAGTCTGTTCAAACTATGAAGGTTGATGGTGTGGTTCTTGGACAATCTATCAAGATTTTATTGGACTCAGAgagtattcataatttcattgaTTTTCGGTTGCTTAAGAAATGGGGTCGCCAAGCACAAAGTACTCAAGCCTTTGAGGTTATGATCGCTGATGGAGGAATAGTCCGGAGCTCGGGTTGTTGTAGGGACACTGCCCTTTGTTTGGGAGGGTACAATTGTGTAGTTGACTTCTACTCTCTTCCTTTAGGTGGTTGTGACGTGGTGTTTGAGGTCCAGTGGTTGTCTTCTGTAAGTCCTGTTCTTTGGGACGTCCAACTATTGACCATGGAATTTTTTGCCAATGCTCAGCACTACAAACTAACTCACAGCCCATCTACTGCCCCACTTATTCAGGAAGTTTCATTGCAACACTTGGATAAAGAGTTTTCTAACTCTCATTTGGGTCTCTTCCTCTATTCTATGGAGGGTCAGTTCTTGCACCATTCTGCATTATCTCCTCAACAATCACACGAACTAAATGAGTTACTTGGGGCCTTCGAAGCCATCTTTGTGTTACCTTCTAAGCTCCCACATTCTCGGGGTCATGACCACCACATTCCTTTGGTTCCATGCGCCAAACCTCCAAATTTGCGGCCATATCATTATGGTCATATGCAAAAGACTGAAATTGAAAGAACTGTGCAAGAATTACTTGACTCGGGGTTTATTCGTCCCAGCCACAGTCCTTTTTCCTTCCATGTCCTATTGGATAAGAAGAAATAG
- the LOC139188819 gene encoding uncharacterized protein — MKVQADKRRSERVFEVGDLVYLRLVPYQLQSLAPHQYHKLQPRYFGPYEVLERIGVVAYKLKLPEGTKIHPVFHVSKLKNKLCTDVVDGATLPQVTDDGLFQAIPKAVLTRMMYKKGTVAGVQLLIQWVDHDDSEATWDDYETFTMKFPDFQV; from the coding sequence ATGAAAGTTCAAGCTGACAAGAGAAGGAGCGAAAGGGTGTTTGAAGTTGGTGACTTGGTTTACCTGCGACTAGTACCATATCAGCTTCAGTCCTTAGCACCACACCAGTATCATAAACTTCAACCTCGCTACTTTGGACCTTATGAAGTATTAGAAAGGATTGGAGTTGTAGCCTACAAATTGAAACTCCCTGAGGGTACCAAAATACATCCAGTGTTTCATGTGAGCAAGCTTAAAAATAAATTGTGTACTGATGTGGTTGATGGTGCCACTCTTCCACAAGTTACTGATGATGGCTTGTTCCAAGCTATTCCTAAGGCTGTTCTAACTCGCATGATGTATAAGAAAGGCACTGTTGCAGGAGTCCAATTGCTGATTCAATGGGTTGATCATGATGACAGTGAAGCCACCTGGGATGATTATGAAACCTTTACAATGAAGTTTCCAGATTTCCAAGTCTGA